The DNA sequence TTGGAGAAACTGATGCAGATGGTGCGGTAGAAATTCTAGTGGGTGGAGCTTCTGAAGGTAATAAATATAAAGTAAAAGATAATGTTGTCACCCTTGTTTATCGCAAAATTCGTGATATTTTCGTTACCATCAACACTTTTGAGGTTTTACACACTGACAAAGGCTATTTATCTTTAGGTTATGACTCCATTTACGCTGATGCTCAAACTGGTGAACAAAAAGGGGCTAAATCTATTTTTCATGACAAATTTGAGAAAGTTGGTGATTACTATGTTTTAACTAATCGTCAGATTATTACTGAAGAAAATGAGCAACCAACAATTACCGAATTTAGTTTTTCTAATGTTGTTTTTAATAACTGATGTTACGCAAAAATATAATTAATTAACGTCAATTAATGTCAATTAATAATTAGTTTCTTTCTAATACCCTAAGCCCCTCTCTCCCTTTCTCCCTCCTATTATATTTTTTTCTATCCCCTAATTTTTTAAGCCCCAAATACTGAACTCATATGATAATTATGTTGTAAAATTATTTTTAATAAAATCAATAGCAGTTTCTTTATTATTTATTTTCCCTTCGATATAAGCAATTTGTACTTCTGTCAATATTTTCCCAATTAAAGGGCTAGGGGCAATATTCAAGCGTTTCATAATATCATTACCTGATAATAATGGTTGAGGATGTGCGATCGCATTTTCAGGATTTAAGTATAATTCCATAAGCTGAAGAATTAAATCTTTGGATACATTATGAGCAAGGGCAAAAACAGCTAAATTTGGGAAATAATCCCCTACTGACTGGAAGAAAAAATATTGTTTTCTTTTATTGTTTCGGAAATCTATTTCTGTTAATTTATTAGTGAATTGTAAGATAGTCAAAACTGATTTTATTTCTTGACGGGAGTATTTTAAATTAATTAATTCTGTTTCAGCAATCGAAGAATTTTGGTTAGTTAAACAAGCTAACTTTGCTTCTTTATACCATGAGTAATTGTCAGGAAAATTTGAGCTATATTTACTGCTTAAAAACTGAGCAGATTCATCAATATTTACTAAGAGATTGACCATTTTTTCATCAGCAGAAGGAAAACAAATGGAAAGTAAACCATCTTTAAAGGCTTCTTTTAACCAATAACTACCTTTTTTTGTCTCAAATAAATAAGCTAATTCCTGATTAACCCTCTCCATTGCTATATTTTTTAACAATTCTTTTAAATCTTTAATAGTGGCACGGGTAAAAGATTCAATGGTAAAATCAAGTTGGGAAGCCTGTCGATAACCTCGCATTAATCTTAAAGGATCATCCGCTAAATTATCACGACTAATCATCTTTAATATTCCTTTTTTTATATCTATTTCTCCCTGAAAAGGGTCAACAATTATACCCTCTTGACAATGAAATGCGATCGCATTTATGGTATAATCTCGCCTAGCCAAATCCTGATAAATTGAATCTCCTTCTTGCCGTGCAAAATCAATAGTTGCATGGGGAAACACTACCCTCGCAATATACCTTACTGGGTCTAAAACAACAAATCCTGCTTGATATTCACGAGCGATGATTTTTGCTGTTTCTATGGGCTGATGGGGCAAAACAAAATCTAAGTCTAAATAACTCCTTGAGCGTTGTAATAATATATCCCTAACTGCACCACCAACTAAATAACAATTATCGGGTAATAAACTAACATCAAAAGGTAAATTTTGCTTTAAAAAATTATGTAATATCATTAAAAATATTTTTACGTAATTATTATATTGTAATTGAATAATTAAACTGGTTATTTTATAGTTATGTATAATCTCAATTCAAAATAAAACTTATGTTATGAGTTATAAAAAATATATCAAAGTTTAGAAGATAGTAGATAAAAAATAAAGGGAAGTTTATCTAATTTCATACTTAACTATTTAAACCCAAATTGTACCTTTAAATTAGGATCTATTTTGGCATAATTACTTAAATCTTCTCCTCTTTCAATAGCTTCTTTTAACGCTCTTTTATCAGCGCTGTAGCTTATTTTTTCAAGACGATATTCTTCTGGTAATTCTTCTGTTTTTACTGTTATATCTATTTTAGGATATTCTCTAAATAATAATCTTCTTTCTTCCCCTTCTTCTTTTTTATTTAATGAACCTTCTTGATATAAATTAACTAATGTTTTTTGTAGTAATTCTTGTCCTTTTTCTAATTGTTGAACCTGATTTTTGAGCATTTCATTAACTTTTTTTTGTCTAGCTTTAACAGATGCGATCGCAATTTCATATTGATCATTAATCCACGCAAAACCATCTATATCTAAACCTAATTTTCTTAGTAAACTAATAATTTCATCTTCATCTTCAAGGTTAACTAAATCTTGCCAAATAGTCGCTGCTTTTTCATGATAATTTTGATGTAGAGAAGTAACAATTTCTTCATTAATAACGACAGACTTTTGAGAATTAATTTGTTGAGTAATATTTTCCAATGGTAATTGATAATCATAACTATTATCTTCTTGTTTCTCTTTCCATCGATTATTAATCCATTCAGTTTCAAAACGATTCAAAGAATCTTGATAAAGATGCAAAATTTCTACCGCCGAAGACATACTTCTTTTTTGATAAATTTTGACTAAATCTGATAATAAACTCTGACGGTGATTAATTTCTTTTTTTAGCTCAATATATTGTTTAAAACTTAGGTAAAATCGATATAGTTTTTCATCAGTAATATTTTTATTTTGATTATAATTTTGTAAAATAATTTTAACAGAATTTAATTTAGTATTTCCTTCTAAATATTTAACT is a window from the Cyanobacterium sp. Dongsha4 genome containing:
- a CDS encoding DUF3386 domain-containing protein — encoded protein: MTQTLTAEQLFRNAYENRYTWDENFPGYTCDITYKTPTATYTAKGKIESNLQFSVSDIEDSSAQKAIQQQLWEITIHRVNHSFEKSHGENTFSFGETDADGAVEILVGGASEGNKYKVKDNVVTLVYRKIRDIFVTINTFEVLHTDKGYLSLGYDSIYADAQTGEQKGAKSIFHDKFEKVGDYYVLTNRQIITEENEQPTITEFSFSNVVFNN
- a CDS encoding CCA tRNA nucleotidyltransferase; protein product: MILHNFLKQNLPFDVSLLPDNCYLVGGAVRDILLQRSRSYLDLDFVLPHQPIETAKIIAREYQAGFVVLDPVRYIARVVFPHATIDFARQEGDSIYQDLARRDYTINAIAFHCQEGIIVDPFQGEIDIKKGILKMISRDNLADDPLRLMRGYRQASQLDFTIESFTRATIKDLKELLKNIAMERVNQELAYLFETKKGSYWLKEAFKDGLLSICFPSADEKMVNLLVNIDESAQFLSSKYSSNFPDNYSWYKEAKLACLTNQNSSIAETELINLKYSRQEIKSVLTILQFTNKLTEIDFRNNKRKQYFFFQSVGDYFPNLAVFALAHNVSKDLILQLMELYLNPENAIAHPQPLLSGNDIMKRLNIAPSPLIGKILTEVQIAYIEGKINNKETAIDFIKNNFTT